From the genome of Chloroflexota bacterium, one region includes:
- a CDS encoding DNA translocase FtsK, with translation MERKLLEFQANQIELVLASHRIPSRVVGGTVTPHTIRFQLA, from the coding sequence ATGGAGCGCAAGTTGCTGGAGTTTCAAGCCAATCAAATCGAACTGGTCCTCGCCAGCCATCGCATCCCCTCGCGCGTCGTGGGCGGCACCGTCACCCCACACACGATCCGCTTCCAACTGGCC